From a single Collibacillus ludicampi genomic region:
- the mrdA gene encoding penicillin-binding protein 2 translates to MKEGISMEDEKKSGITRRLNLLFTVVFLALSILIVRLSYVQLKDGEKYRAKAESNRFDTLPVPAPRGFIYDRNNQLLVTNKPSFTITFTLLDRKQYRQDPAKVVKHIADLLSPVVGKSPIELLKDMDVPKDMLEQMGIPETSIKEMKIGDTPSLPISTPRRIVTKANDKEVAFVKEHQNELPGVNVVVEPIRDYVKGTLASHVLGYLGGIPKEEYEKYKEKGYRNDATVGLSGVERQYEDYLRGKDGSLKVEVNMFNQPIKLYDEVKPVRGDDVYLNIDANLQQVTEKALEDQVKWLNANRRRIDNAMAVAMNPNTGEVLALASYPPYNPNDWVGGISDANYQKFIPAEMNRAIQFPVPPGSTVKMGTVLLGLKNGVINSDTVFYDAGRLQVGWTPSGQPNYIYSWDHGGLGALDPRKALAVSSNVYMFQVALRLGGWLPTPPKDVNYWLQHDLPAAIHTFDTYFKQFGLGVKTGIDLPGEQTGFMADAQYLADLAYTAIGQHESYTPIELAQYVSVLANGGKRMEPHVVKEIRDPNGNVVFRNDPKVLNTVPINPNDLQVVREGMRDDVIKSYGTAYSAFVGAPYAVAAKTGTSETSVKGFENSWIVGYAPYDHPQIAFAICVPGGGSGTDSTLPIARKMMDAFFHVSK, encoded by the coding sequence TGGGGAGAAATACCGGGCGAAAGCGGAGTCGAACCGCTTTGATACATTGCCGGTTCCGGCACCGCGCGGTTTCATCTACGACCGCAATAACCAATTGTTGGTGACGAATAAACCGTCCTTCACGATCACATTTACATTGCTCGACCGTAAACAATACAGGCAGGATCCGGCGAAAGTCGTGAAACACATCGCGGATCTCTTGTCCCCTGTCGTCGGAAAATCGCCGATCGAATTGTTGAAGGACATGGATGTTCCTAAAGATATGCTTGAGCAAATGGGAATTCCCGAAACATCGATCAAAGAGATGAAAATCGGAGATACGCCGAGTTTACCGATATCGACGCCCCGGCGCATCGTAACAAAAGCGAACGATAAAGAGGTCGCATTTGTGAAGGAGCATCAGAATGAACTTCCCGGCGTGAACGTTGTCGTAGAGCCGATCCGCGATTATGTGAAAGGAACCTTGGCATCTCACGTCCTCGGCTATCTCGGTGGGATTCCCAAAGAAGAGTATGAAAAATATAAGGAAAAGGGATACCGCAACGATGCGACCGTAGGTCTGTCTGGCGTAGAGCGCCAATACGAGGATTATTTACGCGGCAAGGACGGTTCGCTCAAAGTCGAAGTGAACATGTTCAATCAGCCGATCAAGCTCTACGATGAAGTGAAGCCGGTTCGCGGCGATGATGTGTATCTGAATATCGATGCGAATTTGCAACAGGTCACCGAAAAGGCTCTCGAAGATCAGGTGAAATGGCTCAATGCTAATCGCAGGCGCATTGACAATGCGATGGCGGTCGCGATGAATCCAAACACCGGAGAAGTCCTGGCGTTGGCAAGTTATCCGCCTTACAACCCGAATGACTGGGTGGGCGGAATCAGCGACGCAAATTATCAAAAGTTTATTCCCGCTGAAATGAATCGTGCGATTCAGTTTCCTGTCCCTCCGGGTTCCACGGTGAAGATGGGAACCGTTTTGCTTGGCTTGAAAAATGGCGTGATAAACTCGGACACGGTATTCTATGATGCGGGACGTTTGCAAGTCGGATGGACGCCAAGTGGTCAGCCAAACTATATTTATTCATGGGATCACGGGGGATTGGGGGCACTGGATCCCCGAAAAGCGTTGGCGGTTTCGAGTAACGTTTACATGTTCCAGGTCGCTCTTCGGTTGGGCGGGTGGCTTCCGACACCGCCGAAAGATGTGAACTATTGGTTACAGCATGATCTCCCCGCAGCCATTCATACGTTTGATACGTACTTTAAGCAATTTGGACTAGGGGTTAAGACAGGGATCGATCTGCCGGGCGAACAAACGGGATTCATGGCAGACGCACAGTATTTGGCAGATCTTGCATATACGGCGATCGGCCAACATGAATCGTATACGCCGATCGAATTGGCCCAATATGTGAGTGTTCTCGCGAACGGCGGGAAAAGGATGGAACCACATGTCGTAAAAGAGATAAGGGATCCGAACGGGAATGTTGTCTTTCGGAACGACCCGAAGGTATTGAATACGGTCCCGATCAACCCGAACGATTTGCAAGTGGTGCGCGAAGGAATGCGCGATGACGTAATTAAATCATACGGTACTGCTTATTCGGCGTTTGTCGGTGCCCCTTACGCGGTGGCAGCCAAGACAGGGACATCAGAGACATCTGTCAAAGGGTTTGAAAACTCCTGGATCGTCGGATACGCGCCGTACGATCATCCGCAAATCGCTTTTGCCATCTGTGTACCGGGAGGAGGCAGCGGTACTGATTCCACACTTCCGATTGCGCGCAAGATGATGGATGCCTTTTTTCACGTATCCAAATAA